In a genomic window of Helianthus annuus cultivar XRQ/B chromosome 10, HanXRQr2.0-SUNRISE, whole genome shotgun sequence:
- the LOC110884120 gene encoding probable transmembrane GTPase FZO-like, chloroplastic, whose amino-acid sequence MVSLLHHSITHPTPPLFTHPHHHHHRPPPPLFKLHHHHHRPTGSIITCIEKNGSFTSNTNKNTQRTLFPGGYKRPEIKIPNVVLQLNPEQVLDGGKMVLDVVDQAVSGVVGVVVLNCGDGNGRVLYDAACLLKSVVRDRAYLLVSERVDVATAVNASGVVVSDQGLPAIVARNTIMDSKSDSVFLPLIGRKVQTSDVAMNGSSFEGADFLIYENKNEQLTEEPLISAINQIKIPVFVSVDSINEDKLFNEMSYALQSGASGLVVSLEGLKLLGNDGLNKIYSMHASDKKTEAFDSGLEFDRSNGFPTEKGFAGFVNLVDRERELIQTERSLLLETIDVIQRASPLMEEISLLNDAVSHLSEPFLLVIVGEFNSGKSTFINALLGRKYLKDGVIPTTNEITFLRYSELDSDEQQRCERHPDGQYICYISAPILEHMIIVDTPGTNVILQRQQRLTEEFVPRADLLLFVISADRPLTESEVAFLRYTQQWKKKVVFVLNKSDIYQTPTELEEAIGFIKENTQKLLQNEVILFPVSARSALKRKLNVSNDELAGNTDSFWETTSFYDLEKYLYSFLDRSTSTGTERMKLKLETPIAIAEQLLSASQNLVEQDFQRAKKDLISIKELISSVKDYKSKMETESISWKKRTMSLVEKTQSQIVDLIVSTLRLSNLDIVVSYVFRGNKSPMPAVASVRNDVLGPALLESQRLLKEYVAWLQSNNAREVKLYEETFEKKWASIVDPSNRFMSSETRKLVEKENEFSIKVVEDFSAAAASKLFDQEIREVFLGTFGGIGTASLLASLLTSVLPTTLEDLLALGLCSAGGYIAIANFPARRQKVVDKVKRTADNLARKLEEAMQKDLLETTESLENYVRFVGKPYQEVAQSRLDELVMIKDELTKMEERIKALQIDVQNLHVSS is encoded by the exons ATGGTCTCCTTACTCCACCACTCAAtcacccaccccaccccacccctcttcacccacccccaccaccaccaccaccgtccaccaccaccactcttcaaactccaccaccaccaccaccgccccaCCGGTTCAATCATAACCTGCATAGAAAAGAACGGTTCTTTCACCTCAAACACCAATAAAAACACTCAAAGAACCTTATTCCCAGGTGGGTACAAGAGGCCAGAGATCAAGATCCCCAATGTTGTCCTGCAACTGAACCCTGAACAAGTTCTTGATGGTGGGAAGATGGTTCTTGATGTTGTTGATCAGGCTGTTTCTGGGGTTGTTGGTGTGGTTGTGTTGAATTGTGGTGATGGGAATGGGAGGGTGCTTTATGATGCTGCTTGTTTGTTGAAATCTGTTGTTAGAGACAGGGCTTATTTgttggtttctgaaagggttgatGTTGCCACTGCTGTTAATGCTAGTGGTGTTGTTGTTTCTGATCaag GTTTACCTGCCATTGTTGCAAGAAATACAATCATGGATTCAAAATCCGACTCTGTATTTCTTCCACTAATCGGAAGAAAAGTGCAAACGTCAGACGTTGCGATGAACGGCTCTAGTTTCGAAGGTGCTGATTTTCTAATCTACGAGAACAAAAACGAACAACTCACAGAGGAACCGTTAATTTCCGCAATCAATCAAATTAAAATTCCAGTATTTGTGTCTGTTGATTCAATTAACGAAGATAAATTATTCAATGAGATGTCATACGCACTACAATCTGGAGCAAGTGGTTTAGTTGTTTCGTTGGAAGGGTTGAAGTTGTTGGGCAATGATGGGTTGAACAAGATATATAGCATGCATGCATCTGATAAGAAAACGGAAGCTTTTGATAGCGGGTTGGAGTTTGACCGGTCAAACGGGTTTCCAACTGAAAAGGGGTTTGCGGGTTTTGTCAATTTGGTGGATCGAGAAAGGGAGTTGATACAAACCGAGAGGTCGTTACTGCTTGAAACAATTGATGTTATTCAGAGAGCTTCGCCTCTG ATGGAGGAAATTTCACTTCTCAATGATGCAGTTTCACACCTGAGTGAACCGTTCTTATTGGTTATAGTG GGTGAATTTAATTCTGGAAAATCCACTTTCATAAACGCTCTTCTTGGGAGAAAATACCTTAAAGATGGAGTTATTCCTACAACAAACGAGATAACTTTCTTACGGTATTCCGAGCTTGATTCTGATGAGCAACAACGTTGTGAAAGGCATCCAGATGGCCAGTATATATGTTATATATCTGCACCAATACTTGAGCAC ATGATCATTGTTGATACACCAGGAACCAATGTGATTCTTCAACGACAACAACGTTTGACTGAAGAGTTTGTGCCCCGTGCAGATTTGCTCCTTTTTGTTATTTCTGCAGATCGCCCGTTGACCGAAAGTGAG GTTGCCTTTTTGCGTTACACACAACAATGGAAGAAAAAAGTCGTGTTTGTACTGAATAAATCGGATATATACCAAACTCCTACCGAG CTTGAGGAAGCAATTGGATTTATCAAAGAGAACACACAGAAGCTCTTACAGAACGAAGTAATATTATTTCCGGTATCTGCCCGATCTGCCCTCAAAAGAAAACTGAACGTATCCAATGACGAATTGGCGGGGAACACCGATTCTTTTTGGGAAACAACGAGCTTTTACGACCTTGAGAAGTATTTGTACAGCTTTTTAGATAGGTCCACAAGTACCGGAACCGAAAGAATGAAACTTAAACTCGAAACACCGATCGCAATTGCCGAACAATTGCTTTCTGCTTCTCAAAATCTCGTGGAACAAGATTTCCAACGGGCCAAAAAGGATTTGATTTCGATAAAAGAGCTAATAAGTAGTGTTAAAGATTATAAATCGAAGATGGAAACTGAAAGCATATCTTGGAAGAAACGAACTATGTCCCTG GTAGAAAAAACACAATCGCAGATTGTGGATCTTATTGTTTCAACTCTGCGGTTATCGAATCTTGATATTGTGGTGTCGTATGTCTTTAGAGGGAATAAATCCCCGATGCCTGCGGTTGCAAGTGTTCGAAACGATGTCCTTGGTCCAGCATTATTAGAATCACAAAGATTACTCAAGGAATATGTGGCGTGGCTTCAATCAAATAATGCGCGTGAAGTAAAACTTTACGAGGAAACTTTCGAGAAAAAATGGGCTTCGATTGTGGACCCTAGCAACCGGTTTATGTCATCTGAAACACGTAAGTTGGTTGAGAAAGAAAATGAATTCAGTATCAAAGTAGTAGAGGACTTCAGTGCCGCTGCTGCTTCCAAGCTATTTGACCAAGAAATTCGTGAAGTG TTCTTGGGGACCTTTGGTGGAATAGGAACCGCCAGTTTATTAGCTTCACTTCTGACATCGGTGCTACCAACAACTTTAGAAGAtcttcttgcacttgggctttgCTCTGCTGGCGG ATACATAGCGATTGCAAATTTTCCGGCTCGTAGACAAAAAGTGGTTGATAAAGTAAAAAGGACTGCTGATAATTTAGCGCGTAAACTTGAAGAAGCAATGCAAAAAGATCTATTAGAGACGACCGAAAGTCTAGAAAATTATGTTCGGTTTGTGGGCAAGCCTTATCAGGAAGTGGCCCAAAGCAGATTAGATGAACTTGTGATGATTAAAGATGAACTGACAAAAATGGAGGAAAGAATAAAAGCATTACAGATTGATGTTCAGAATCTCCATGTGTCATCTTAA